A segment of the Chryseobacterium scophthalmum genome:
TAGGTTATCCAACTGCATTAGATGGAGTAAAATTATCTGAGTTAAAAGCAGGTCTTGATACATTAGAAAAAGAAGATGAGCCAACTCTTATTGTTTTTCCGGATGCTGAAGCTTTAAACAATGATGCGTATGAGTTATATGGACTTGCTTTAAATCAGGCAGAATTGATGAAAGACAGATTTGTCATTATGGATGTTGTGGGAAACACTTCTACTGCAGTTAAAGAGTTTAGAGACAATTTAGATAGCGGTGAAAACTTAAAATACGGAGCAGCTTATTATCCAAAATTAGAAACAGTTTTGAGTTATAGCTATGATCCGGCGATTACTGTTGGAACTGATACATTGGAGCATTGGAGAACTCATGACTCAGAATTGTACAACTTGGCTAAAAATGCCATCGAATCCAACAGAGTGGTTATGACTCCATCATCTGCAATGGCAGGAGTTTATGCTAAAGTAGACGCTAATTCAGGAGTATTTAAAGCACCTGCTAATATTGGACTTAGCTTTGTAGTAGCACCTAAATTAAAAATCTCTCACGAAGATCAGGAAAGTCTTAACGTAGATGCTACTGCTGGAAAATCAATCAACGCGATCAGAACTTTTACAGGAAGAGGAATTCAGGTTTGGGGAGCAAGAACTTTAGACGGAAACAGCAATGAATGGAGATATATCTCTGTACGTCGTTTCTTCAACATGGTGGAAGAATCTGTGAAGAAAGCTACGGAACGTTTCGTTTTCGAACCAAATACTGCCAATACATGGATTCGTGTACAAACAATGATCGAAAATTTCCTTAATCAACAATGGCAAGACGGAGCATTGGCTGGAAGCAAACCTGAAGATGCTTATTACGTAAGTGTTGGTTTAAACAAAACAATGTCTGCTCAGGATATTTTGGAAGGAAGAATGATTGTAGAGATTGGTATGGCTGCAGTACGTCCTGCTGAATTTATTGTGTTGCGTTTCTCACACAAGCTACAAGAATCATAAAATAAACTAAATAACAATTAAATAAAAAACAATTATGAATACATATCCATTAGTAAAGTTTGCCTTTGAAGTTGATTGGGGTGGAACAAAAGTAGGTTTTCAGGAAGTGAGCGGATTAAATGCCGAAGCAGCTTTAATTGAATACAGACATGGAGCAAGTCCTGATTTTAGCAAGATTAAAATGCCGGGATTAAAAACTTTCAGCAACATTACTTTAAAGAGAGGAACTTTCAAAAGTGATAATGAATATTTTGAGTGGTTCCAAACCATCCAATTAAATACGGTAGAGAGAAGATCAATTACGATCTCACTTTTAGACGAAAACGGAGATCCTGCAGTAACTTGGAAAGTGAAAAATGCATTCCCGCTAAAAGTAAATGCAACAGATCTGAAAGCTGAAGGAAATGAGGTAGCTATCGAAACTCTGGAAATTGCACACGAAGGATTAACGATCGAAAATAACTAATCATGGCTCTTTTATATCCTCCAACTAGTTTCTCTTTTATTGTTAATGGGATTTCAACAACAGAGGGTATTGACTCCAGATTTCAGTCTATATCTGGTTTATCAACAGAAATTACAACTGAAGAATATGCCGAAGGAGGTGAAAACAGGTTTACCCATCAACTTCCTTTGCGACCAAAATATCCAAATTTAGTTCTTAAACGTGGATTGATCGTAAGTTCCGGATTGATAAGCTGGTGCAGAAATGCTATGGAAAACTTCGAGTTTGAACCCAGAGACCTTATTGTTTCTCTTTATGGTGGCCTTCAGTCTACAGCGCCTTTAATGGTTTGGAATGTAGTTGGAGCATACCCTGTAAAATGGGAAGTTTCAGAGTTCAACGCCGAAGAGAGCAAACTTGCTATTGAAACAATAGAACTGAAATATAGATATTTCACAATACCCACATCGTTAGCAAGCTTAGGCTTGTAATTTCTAAATCTATCTAAGCACTTTAAAGTGTGTTAGTTTTCATATAACATTCAGCGAAAATTTTCAGATAAAAAATAAAGGATTGGTCTATAACAAGACTCAACACACTCTTTATGTGCTTAGATTTTTTAAAACAAACATGTTAAATCATTGGTTATTAGTGTTTTGAATATTAATAATTGATTAAAAAACAAACGAAATGCCAATAGAAATAAAAGAGCTTCACATTAAAATAAATGTGGACGAAAAAGCAGCAGCAACGACAAATGCCGCATCGATAGATGAAGCACAGATCATGCGGACAATTAGCGAAAGTGTAGAGCAGGTAGTAAATATTGAAAAACGTAAAAAAGAAAGATAATGGGAGGAGAAATTATGAAAGTAAAAATAGATTCTTACGAGGACTCTAGTTACAATAAAATAAAAAGTAGAGGTGCTTTTAAAGCCCTTATTAATCCAACTGGGTTTTCTTTTACACGTAAAAATGATTTTAATAAGGAACAGGCAAGCGGAGCAAGCGATGGTGAACAAAAATTTGATAAGACTTCCGCTCCATCTTTACAATTGGAATTTTTATTTGACGGTACAGGAGTAACAAAAGAAAACTCAGGTAATAAACTTATCAATAAGATAAAGGAAGGTTTAGGAAAAAAAAATCCTTTCAGTAAAACATCCGTTACCGAGCAACTGTATGATTTTTATGAAGCAACCGGACAATATGATGGTACAATTCACAAACCGTATAATGTCATCATTATTTGGGGAAAATTTGAATTTAAGGGAATTCTTAATGAATTTACAATAGATTATAAATTATTCAATAATGATGGAACTCCTTTAAGAGCTATCGGAAAAGCAAATTTCGGTGGATCGATTAGTAAAGAACTTGCAGCAAAAATTGCAAAAACATCTTCTCCAGATCTTACCCATAAAAGAATTGTACAAGACGGAGATACACTTCCCTTAATGACCGAAAGAATTTACGGAGACTCTAAATACTATTTAGAAGTTGCAAAGGCAAATGGTCTTGTCAATTTCAGACAATTAAAAGCAGGGAGCACATTATATTTTCCACCTCTAGATAAAAAAGGATAACATGAACAATAGCGGATACATACAAACAGCAAGGACTTCCGATTTAATAACTTTTAAGGTGATGTCTGGAGGTACTGAATTGCCGGGAAAATATGGAGTGAAAAGCATTGTAGTGGAAAAAGAAGTCAACAGAATTCCTTATGCCCGCATTGTTATTTTAGATGGAAGTGTACCGGAACAAGATTTTAAGCTAAGTAACGAAGAACTGCTTATTCCTGGGAAAGAAATTGAAATTACCGCAGGATATCATTCTAAGGAGGAAACCATTTTTAAAGGAGTTGTTGTAAAACATAATATAAAAGTGAGAAGTGGCTCTTCTTACCTCATCATCGAATGTAGAGATAAGGCGGTAAAAATGACCTTAGGAAGGAAAAGCAAATATTTCTACGACAGTAAAGACAGCGATATCATCGAAGAACTGATTGGTAATAGTGGTGCAACTGCCGATGTAGAAGCTACTTCAAATTCACATAAAGAACTGGTTCAGTATCAATCTTCAGATTGGGATTTTATGTTGACCAGAGCACAAGCAAATGGTAAACTGTGTTTTGTTGAAGACGGAACCATTAAAGTTGCTAAACCTGATTTCAGTGCAAAAGAAATAGAAACAGTAGTCTACGGATCATCAATACATGAATTTGACGGAGAGATTGATGCAAGAGATCAATTCAATAAAATTACAGCAAAAACATGGAGCTATACCGATCAGGAACTGACAGAAGTTGAAGCTCAGGATCCGGCAATTAAACTTAATGGAAATCTTTCATCGGGTGATTTAGCAAAAGTTTTCGGAATTGAAGACCTTCAGCTTAAACATGGCGGAAATCTTACCCAAAACGAACTACAAGATTGGAGTGATGCTAAAGCTACTTTCCAACAGTTAGCCAAAACAACAGGAAGGGTACAATTTCAGGGAATTCCAGAGGTAATACCGGGAGTTACATTAACACTTCAGGGGGTCGGAAACCGATTCAATGGAAAAATATACGTCACTGGTGTTCGTCATGAAATTGTCGATGGAAACTGGTTGGTTGATGCTCAGTTCGGGCTTTCTCCAACATGGTTTTCAGAAACGTATGATGTAAGCGAAATGCCTGGTTCAGGAATTATTCCTTCAATAAGCGGATTACACATCGGAGTGGTTTCACAATTAGAATCGGATCCGGATGGCGAAGACAGAATTTTAGTACAGATCCCAATCATCAATAACGAAGAGGAAGGAATTTGGGCAAGAGTTGCTACGCTGGATGCAGGAGAAAACAGAGGTTCGTTTTTCAGACCGGAAATTGGAGATGAGGTGATCATTGGATTTATTAACGACGATCCCAATGACGCAGTGGTACTTGGAATGTTAAACAGCAGTACAAAACCAGCTCCAATTGTAGCTTCTGATGATAATCACGAAAAAGGATTTGTCACCCGAAGCGAAATGAAAATGATCTTTAATGATGATAAAATTTCGTACACACTTGAAACTCCAAAAGGTAAAAAAGTGATTTTGGATGAAGATACCGATGTTATTAAAATAGAAGATGAACATTCTAATATTCTGACTCTTAATAAAGACGGTATCAGTATCGAAAGCGGAAAAGACATCAAGATCAAGGCAAAAGGCGACATTACGATGGAGGGAGTCAATATCAATGTGAAAGCAAGTGCTCAGTTGAAAGCAGAAGGAAGCTCAGGTTCTGAACTTAAATCGGGAGCGGTAACCGTGGTAAAAGGATCTCAAGTAAAAATTAATTAATCATGAAACCGGCAGCAAGAATTACAGATATGCATACTTGTCCTATGGTAACAGGAACAACTCCACACGTTGGAGGTCCCATTATTCCAGCAGGAGAACCGACGGTATTGATCGGTGGAAAACCAGCCGCAAGAGTAGGAGACAAGGCAATATGCACAGGTCCGCCAGATACGATTGCATCAGGATCTTCAAGTGTAATGATCGGTGGAAAACCCGCCGCAAGAATGGGAGATTCTACAGCACATGGAGGCGTAATATCCGCTGGTGAAGCTACTGTTTTAATAGGTGGATAATATTTAAACATAGGTTTTTATACAATGATAAACCGCATTTAAATAATATCCAACTCAAGTAAAAAGTAAAACATCAATAACAAAACAGTTAGAAAAACTAAAACTCTATGTTACAGATGCAAAATGCTATAACTAAACATAATACAAAATAACGTATGAAAATAAATACAGATTTTTTAGGAACAGGCTGGAGTTTTCCGCCTGAGTTTAATGAGACTGAAGGAAAACTGGCAATGACCTCCGATGTAGAAGACATCAATAATAGTCTTATTATTTTATTGTCAACAAGACCGGGCGAACGTGTAATGTTCCCTGATTACGGATGCGATCTGCAGGAAATGCTCTTTAGTCCTCTAGACTTAACATTGATTACCCAAATGAAAGGGATCATTGAGCGTGCTATTTTATACCACGAGCCTAGAATAAACATTTTAAGTATTGAAATTGATACCCAAGATGAGCTTGAAGGTGAAGTTTTAATAACAGTTGACTACGAAGTAAGAAATACCAATACAAGAAGCAATATTGTTTTTCCTTTTTATAGAGAGGAAGCAACTGAAATATAATGAATTACGGGATGTCTGTAGCCATTTTGAATACTACCAACATTACAATAAGTATTGCATCTGACCATAGAAAGATAAATATAAACAAATGAAAAAAACAGATACATTTTCACATTATCGTGAAGGAAAATCACAAATGCAGCGCTTTTTAGCAGAATTAGATCCGGGCAATCTTGAATTACACGATTTCGATTTGTTTGATTGGCTATTGTTCGCAAACAACTTTGCGAGACGTGTAAACTATTTTGACAAAGATGATAATACAACACCAAAAGGAAAATGGGGAAACTTCTTCCTGGGTGATGATGGTCCTGATGCGATCCCACGTAGAGAAAGCGTTGAGTACAAAAGTATGAAAAAACAGGTTGCAGATTTGATGTCCCAGTTTGAGCAAGACAGCAACTTAACTCCCCATTTAACATTATTTGTCTGCTTTTTAAAGTTATTAGATTTCTCAAAAAAAGCTTTCAATAATTTAACGAAAAGGCATTTGGATTTCTATTATAATGAAATTCTTCAAATTGAAAAAAATGATGCCAAATCAGACAAAGTCTATGTGATTTTTGAATTGGCAAAAAAAGCGCTTCAGGAAAAAATTCCTACCGGAACATTGCTGGATGGTGATAAAGATGCTGGTGGAAAAAAACGAGTTTACAAAACCGGTGATGATCTTATTGCCAATCAGGCAAAAGTTGTCGAGGTAAAAAGTTTTTTAAATGATGGTAAAGAAAGAGAGCTGAAAATGGCTCCGAAAGCAAATACTGCAGATGGTCTTGGTGATAAATTGCCGGAAGACAGCAATTATTGGTGGCCTTTCGGATACAACGCTAATGAAACAATTGCAGAAAAAAAATCTATTTATAAAGAGCTCCCAAAAGCTAAACTGGGATTCTCGGTGGCGTCATCTTTATTTGATTTAAAAGAAGGTGAAAGAACAGTAACTCTTACAATCGTTTTTGAGGAAAATTCAGCGCAAAAACTGCATAGTGTTAAGG
Coding sequences within it:
- a CDS encoding phage tail sheath family protein; translation: MNYKTPGVYVEEIAKFPPSVAQVETAIPAFIGYTAQGPKNEPTRISSMLEYETLFGKAKNEAFTFTINPATTVAPIKPRTVTATVAPSPFKMYYAMQMYFANGGGPCYIVSVGNAVGYPTALDGVKLSELKAGLDTLEKEDEPTLIVFPDAEALNNDAYELYGLALNQAELMKDRFVIMDVVGNTSTAVKEFRDNLDSGENLKYGAAYYPKLETVLSYSYDPAITVGTDTLEHWRTHDSELYNLAKNAIESNRVVMTPSSAMAGVYAKVDANSGVFKAPANIGLSFVVAPKLKISHEDQESLNVDATAGKSINAIRTFTGRGIQVWGARTLDGNSNEWRYISVRRFFNMVEESVKKATERFVFEPNTANTWIRVQTMIENFLNQQWQDGALAGSKPEDAYYVSVGLNKTMSAQDILEGRMIVEIGMAAVRPAEFIVLRFSHKLQES
- a CDS encoding phage tail protein, coding for MNTYPLVKFAFEVDWGGTKVGFQEVSGLNAEAALIEYRHGASPDFSKIKMPGLKTFSNITLKRGTFKSDNEYFEWFQTIQLNTVERRSITISLLDENGDPAVTWKVKNAFPLKVNATDLKAEGNEVAIETLEIAHEGLTIENN
- a CDS encoding phage tail protein; this translates as MALLYPPTSFSFIVNGISTTEGIDSRFQSISGLSTEITTEEYAEGGENRFTHQLPLRPKYPNLVLKRGLIVSSGLISWCRNAMENFEFEPRDLIVSLYGGLQSTAPLMVWNVVGAYPVKWEVSEFNAEESKLAIETIELKYRYFTIPTSLASLGL
- a CDS encoding DUF5908 family protein; translated protein: MPIEIKELHIKINVDEKAAATTNAASIDEAQIMRTISESVEQVVNIEKRKKER
- a CDS encoding CIS tube protein, translating into MGGEIMKVKIDSYEDSSYNKIKSRGAFKALINPTGFSFTRKNDFNKEQASGASDGEQKFDKTSAPSLQLEFLFDGTGVTKENSGNKLINKIKEGLGKKNPFSKTSVTEQLYDFYEATGQYDGTIHKPYNVIIIWGKFEFKGILNEFTIDYKLFNNDGTPLRAIGKANFGGSISKELAAKIAKTSSPDLTHKRIVQDGDTLPLMTERIYGDSKYYLEVAKANGLVNFRQLKAGSTLYFPPLDKKG
- the vgrG gene encoding type VI secretion system tip protein VgrG, encoding MNNSGYIQTARTSDLITFKVMSGGTELPGKYGVKSIVVEKEVNRIPYARIVILDGSVPEQDFKLSNEELLIPGKEIEITAGYHSKEETIFKGVVVKHNIKVRSGSSYLIIECRDKAVKMTLGRKSKYFYDSKDSDIIEELIGNSGATADVEATSNSHKELVQYQSSDWDFMLTRAQANGKLCFVEDGTIKVAKPDFSAKEIETVVYGSSIHEFDGEIDARDQFNKITAKTWSYTDQELTEVEAQDPAIKLNGNLSSGDLAKVFGIEDLQLKHGGNLTQNELQDWSDAKATFQQLAKTTGRVQFQGIPEVIPGVTLTLQGVGNRFNGKIYVTGVRHEIVDGNWLVDAQFGLSPTWFSETYDVSEMPGSGIIPSISGLHIGVVSQLESDPDGEDRILVQIPIINNEEEGIWARVATLDAGENRGSFFRPEIGDEVIIGFINDDPNDAVVLGMLNSSTKPAPIVASDDNHEKGFVTRSEMKMIFNDDKISYTLETPKGKKVILDEDTDVIKIEDEHSNILTLNKDGISIESGKDIKIKAKGDITMEGVNINVKASAQLKAEGSSGSELKSGAVTVVKGSQVKIN
- a CDS encoding PAAR domain-containing protein, whose protein sequence is MKPAARITDMHTCPMVTGTTPHVGGPIIPAGEPTVLIGGKPAARVGDKAICTGPPDTIASGSSSVMIGGKPAARMGDSTAHGGVISAGEATVLIGG
- a CDS encoding GPW/gp25 family protein, encoding MKINTDFLGTGWSFPPEFNETEGKLAMTSDVEDINNSLIILLSTRPGERVMFPDYGCDLQEMLFSPLDLTLITQMKGIIERAILYHEPRINILSIEIDTQDELEGEVLITVDYEVRNTNTRSNIVFPFYREEATEI